From Pseudobdellovibrio exovorus JSS, a single genomic window includes:
- a CDS encoding ferric iron reductase — protein sequence MKNVRQQAELKKQIAKTFVMAQQELNSMSSRSVALNDFQNDVTGARVQKNSFVENGFLPLKKTLAAQKGLHGKTPYWQLTPQRLKHPAVSSVVDNPFPYLSAHLWDRSALRLLEKTFGPADGFLTQEVLVNLRTICAFAEDAPRGSNKGVFCDPTLLKFSHYQKDEARDLSPAVRKGIFLANIEMSHLLKDNPVFLNEHSGTTFDLPDENTFFYQLQRQLPFEQMQLDGQDLYLPIFAIYSQQLRQTALEKLIFGATVSSAQSSTDYLAWFKQNVARPLMRVIFDSFFKYGIHFELHQQNLTVLLRQAQTESLFVQDFYDVLEDPVAQALLKPFDAEAIVTRQRAPLGLCNEMGFASDEQGPKSLLAIGSWYRLFLRDFGQHEKCVRDGFLSFCKGNSQDGDSIPTLSFNDIFSEGIAEELKKFTQQHQIDFDLSTFREHDIVIDSTADFYARLTALRELICFSLLKKLSLSEATSSLAGASGENALDRFYQTLRDGHGILLSYGSVVPENQDELRLGWNSWLLSPHPRLQVLFQTDKDNPRKARYFAALFPRQPSAFYLEYFKAVNSIS from the coding sequence ATGAAGAACGTCCGCCAACAGGCTGAACTCAAAAAACAAATCGCGAAGACCTTTGTGATGGCTCAGCAAGAGCTCAATTCAATGTCTTCGCGCTCTGTGGCCTTAAATGATTTTCAAAATGATGTGACGGGTGCCCGTGTACAGAAAAACTCTTTTGTTGAAAATGGATTCCTGCCTTTAAAGAAAACCTTAGCCGCCCAAAAAGGGCTGCACGGAAAGACTCCCTATTGGCAACTGACTCCGCAAAGATTAAAACATCCAGCGGTATCAAGTGTTGTCGACAATCCCTTTCCCTATTTGAGCGCCCATCTTTGGGATCGCAGCGCTTTACGTTTGCTAGAAAAAACCTTCGGGCCCGCGGATGGGTTTTTAACACAAGAAGTCCTTGTGAACCTTCGGACCATCTGTGCTTTTGCTGAAGATGCACCGAGAGGCTCCAACAAAGGAGTTTTCTGTGACCCGACCTTACTGAAGTTTTCCCATTATCAAAAAGATGAAGCGCGCGATTTGAGTCCCGCCGTTAGAAAAGGAATTTTTTTAGCGAATATCGAAATGTCGCATCTGTTAAAAGATAATCCTGTTTTTTTAAACGAACATAGCGGCACCACTTTTGATTTGCCAGACGAGAATACTTTTTTCTATCAGCTGCAACGTCAACTTCCCTTTGAACAAATGCAGTTAGACGGACAAGATCTGTATTTGCCGATCTTTGCTATCTACTCGCAGCAACTGCGCCAGACGGCTTTAGAAAAGTTGATCTTTGGTGCTACTGTTTCTAGCGCTCAGTCTTCGACTGATTATCTAGCTTGGTTCAAACAGAATGTGGCGCGGCCGTTAATGCGTGTGATTTTTGATTCCTTTTTTAAATACGGAATTCACTTTGAATTACATCAGCAAAACCTCACTGTGCTTTTGCGGCAAGCGCAAACGGAATCGTTATTTGTTCAAGACTTCTATGATGTCTTGGAAGATCCGGTCGCACAGGCGTTGTTAAAACCCTTTGATGCAGAAGCGATCGTCACCCGCCAGCGTGCTCCGCTAGGGCTCTGTAATGAAATGGGTTTTGCTAGCGACGAACAGGGGCCAAAAAGTCTTTTAGCCATTGGTAGCTGGTATCGTCTTTTCTTGCGCGACTTCGGACAACATGAAAAGTGCGTTCGCGATGGCTTTTTATCTTTCTGCAAGGGCAACTCTCAGGACGGCGATTCAATTCCCACTCTGAGCTTTAATGATATTTTTTCTGAGGGCATTGCAGAGGAACTTAAAAAATTCACTCAACAACATCAGATCGATTTTGATCTGTCTACCTTCCGTGAGCATGATATTGTTATCGATTCTACCGCGGATTTTTATGCGCGCCTAACCGCTTTGCGAGAATTGATTTGTTTTTCTTTACTTAAGAAGCTGTCTCTGTCTGAAGCCACTAGCTCTTTAGCCGGAGCCTCAGGGGAAAATGCTTTGGATCGCTTTTATCAAACATTACGGGATGGCCATGGCATACTTCTGAGCTATGGCAGCGTCGTTCCCGAAAATCAAGACGAGCTACGCCTTGGATGGAATAGCTGGCTTTTATCGCCGCATCCTCGCCTGCAAGTTTTATTTCAAACGGACAAAGATAACCCGCGAAAAGCCCGCTATTTTGCAGCTCTTTTTCCGCGTCAACCTTCGGCTTTTTATTTAGAGTATTTTAAGGCTGTAAACTCAATTTCTTAA
- a CDS encoding Mur ligase family protein, which yields MNPTYILDFKSAVLKLAQIKIRSQRPRYERVAFFPRHEMRGSLFVAITHYDWSGYDYLKTALEAGVAGVVLETSHEHLAALIPNNVDVYLVESHRAFLASMAHESRQEFDGDVIAITGSTGKSQLGTWLQYALDFHFKTQFNDGNRNSFFGLCELLLHIRRSTQKLVVELGARQLGELSALGEILQPQNVVLTNIQHSHLKYLKNLQNVFALKTELLQVSSVETVFLNALDPLQSPLPDQFPDKTFIFYHPEKVSSELGLSGPHEAQAYAAVDAITDFLGATPMPEFSFWPKLPFSLSQMHTRNGQLALLDGRVTTPESLENFRKIFSTLLAQQKPPTSFALISGFVDFDPVHELAFIKTAAQRWAELPLKKIYYVGPHGESLKKLYLENGGHAEVTLGKKEDVQKILEEIQSLSPEALLAIQGHQEEWFFKLMTELTKS from the coding sequence GTGAACCCGACTTATATTCTAGATTTCAAATCCGCTGTTCTCAAGTTGGCTCAAATTAAGATTCGTAGTCAAAGGCCTCGCTATGAGCGCGTTGCTTTTTTTCCCCGCCACGAAATGCGCGGCAGTTTGTTTGTCGCTATCACTCACTACGATTGGTCCGGATACGATTATCTAAAGACAGCGCTTGAAGCTGGTGTGGCCGGAGTCGTTCTAGAAACCTCCCACGAACACTTAGCGGCCTTAATTCCCAACAATGTCGACGTCTATCTTGTCGAAAGTCACCGCGCCTTTTTAGCCTCTATGGCCCATGAATCCCGTCAAGAGTTTGATGGAGACGTCATTGCCATCACGGGAAGCACCGGAAAAAGCCAACTCGGCACGTGGCTGCAATACGCTTTAGATTTTCATTTTAAAACTCAGTTTAACGATGGCAATCGCAATAGTTTTTTCGGACTGTGTGAGTTGCTTCTGCATATTCGTCGAAGCACACAAAAGCTTGTCGTCGAATTAGGTGCCCGTCAACTCGGAGAGCTTTCTGCCTTAGGTGAAATTCTTCAGCCACAAAACGTCGTGCTGACCAACATTCAGCACTCGCATTTAAAATATCTTAAGAATTTACAGAATGTCTTCGCCCTAAAAACAGAGCTGTTACAGGTTTCTTCTGTAGAAACTGTTTTTTTAAATGCTCTTGATCCCCTACAAAGTCCACTTCCCGATCAGTTTCCAGATAAGACTTTTATATTTTATCATCCTGAAAAAGTTTCGTCTGAGTTAGGCTTGTCTGGCCCCCATGAAGCGCAAGCTTATGCCGCTGTCGATGCAATAACAGACTTTCTTGGTGCGACCCCGATGCCAGAGTTTTCATTTTGGCCAAAGCTTCCTTTTAGCTTGTCGCAAATGCACACACGAAATGGCCAACTGGCTTTGTTGGATGGGCGCGTGACAACACCGGAAAGTTTAGAAAACTTCCGTAAGATTTTTTCTACCTTGTTAGCTCAGCAGAAACCGCCAACATCTTTTGCTTTGATCTCTGGCTTTGTCGATTTCGATCCTGTACACGAGCTGGCCTTTATCAAGACTGCAGCCCAGCGGTGGGCTGAATTACCTTTGAAGAAAATTTACTATGTTGGGCCACATGGTGAGTCTTTAAAAAAATTATATCTAGAAAATGGTGGACACGCCGAAGTGACTTTAGGAAAAAAAGAAGATGTGCAAAAAATTCTTGAGGAAATTCAGAGTCTAAGCCCCGAAGCTTTACTGGCGATTCAAGGACATCAAGAAGAGTGGTTTTTTAAATTGATGACAGAGCTAACGAAAAGTTAG
- a CDS encoding NADH-quinone oxidoreductase subunit N — MSSINNIVTVGLSDVLLISPMIVLFLFSLLPIAIKVLRGNREQNPVATIIEALIGLTLTAGLLMVFGGEGASGAPTAFNGQLIFDGLTQWLGVVAVVIAGGAMVMMYENPSTRGKQFSELLFLAMNSLLGALILISAVNLITVFIGLELMSLSLYLMIAMSHEQRISKEAAIKYFVLGSFASAIFLYGVSFIYGTTGTVSTLALIQNADMLLKSSNYLFIFGFAFIVLGFCFKVSIAPFHAWTPDVYQGSPTPITSFMATAIKAASFAAFLRIVASKGLVGSENLLMILQWFAVITMTAGNVAALIQNNLKRTLAYSSVAHSGYVLVGVITAGISENSAYGASSVVFYIMTYALMTMGAFAVLSMIEKDENHFVQTEDLAGFAKQKPVLALCFTIFLLSLAGIPPALGFFGKLYLFSAAVNEGLLWLAFWGVVNSVLGAYYYLRPIVVMYMKEGNCTTKEEGHYGTTVVVVISALLILALGLISGPIFSMIEKSLG, encoded by the coding sequence ATGTCTTCTATTAATAATATCGTAACCGTCGGTCTTTCTGATGTATTACTGATCTCTCCGATGATCGTGTTGTTTTTGTTCAGCTTGTTGCCAATCGCCATCAAAGTGTTGCGCGGCAATCGCGAACAAAACCCTGTAGCCACAATCATTGAGGCTCTTATCGGTTTAACTTTGACGGCGGGACTTTTAATGGTCTTCGGCGGCGAAGGAGCTTCGGGCGCCCCAACGGCATTTAATGGCCAGTTGATCTTTGACGGATTAACACAGTGGTTAGGTGTTGTGGCTGTTGTGATCGCGGGTGGCGCAATGGTGATGATGTACGAAAACCCATCGACTCGTGGTAAACAGTTTTCAGAATTGTTGTTTTTAGCAATGAACTCGCTATTAGGTGCGCTGATCTTGATTTCAGCGGTGAACCTGATCACGGTTTTCATTGGATTAGAGTTGATGTCATTATCACTTTACTTAATGATCGCGATGTCACATGAACAGCGCATTTCAAAAGAAGCGGCGATCAAATACTTCGTATTGGGATCATTTGCTTCTGCGATTTTCTTGTATGGCGTTTCGTTTATCTACGGAACAACAGGAACAGTCAGCACATTGGCTTTAATTCAAAACGCTGACATGCTTTTGAAAAGCAGTAACTACCTATTTATTTTTGGTTTTGCGTTCATCGTTCTGGGCTTCTGCTTTAAAGTTTCGATTGCTCCCTTCCATGCATGGACACCGGATGTTTATCAGGGATCACCGACTCCGATCACTTCTTTTATGGCGACAGCGATTAAGGCCGCTTCATTTGCAGCGTTCTTAAGAATTGTGGCCTCTAAAGGCCTAGTGGGTTCCGAGAACTTACTGATGATCTTGCAATGGTTTGCCGTTATCACGATGACAGCAGGTAACGTGGCTGCATTAATTCAAAACAACTTGAAGCGTACACTGGCGTATTCGTCAGTAGCTCACTCGGGTTATGTTTTGGTGGGTGTGATCACCGCGGGTATCAGTGAAAACTCAGCTTATGGTGCTTCTAGCGTCGTGTTTTACATTATGACGTACGCTCTTATGACAATGGGTGCGTTTGCGGTGTTAAGCATGATTGAAAAAGATGAAAATCACTTTGTTCAAACAGAAGACCTTGCTGGATTCGCAAAGCAAAAACCAGTTTTAGCTTTATGCTTTACGATCTTCTTGTTGTCTTTAGCGGGTATTCCACCAGCTTTAGGTTTCTTCGGTAAGCTGTACTTATTCAGTGCGGCGGTTAACGAAGGACTTCTGTGGTTAGCTTTCTGGGGTGTTGTGAACTCGGTTCTAGGTGCGTACTACTATTTACGTCCAATCGTGGTCATGTACATGAAAGAAGGAAATTGTACGACAAAAGAAGAAGGTCACTACGGAACAACAGTTGTTGTGGTGATTTCAGCATTGTTGATTTTAGCTTTAGGTTTGATCTCGGGTCCGATCTTCAGCATGATCGAAAAAAGCTTAGGCTAA